The proteins below are encoded in one region of Mesoplasma melaleucae:
- a CDS encoding ABC transporter ATP-binding protein — protein MKNINAVEMKNISMIFNKKIVANKNINLEVLKGEVHALMGENGAGKSTLMSILFGIYEPTEGNIFINEREEIISSPVKATKLGIGMVHQHFKLVDIFPVWKNIILGVEETKYKQVINKKKIIEDLTKIMKEYNLEVDLNAKVKDISVGMKQRIEILKILYRKAEIMVFDEPTAVLTPSEIEGLLKVIKELKAMGKTIILITHKMAEIKEVADRATIIRKGQYVGTYNVKKTSSSKLAEAMVGRKIIEIKNQHKQNNNDDLIVIKNLSVKKHSNNKVLGLKNFSTKIKAGEILGIAGVEGNGQIELAEAISGMVKAESGKIIINGKNITNDSINKRYIQHKMGFIPEDRHKFGLVLDANLITNVALQDISTKKYSRHGFINKTAMQTNAQEIIGKFDVRNADSGFAIARQLSGGNQQKMIIGRELTRDTQFIIIFQPTRGLDVGSVEFIHTEILKAKDEGKAIILVSYELSEILQLSDRIIVLNSGNVVGEVSGKSATREIVGKMMISSVVA, from the coding sequence ATGAAAAATATTAATGCAGTAGAGATGAAAAATATTTCAATGATTTTCAATAAAAAAATTGTTGCTAATAAAAATATTAATTTAGAAGTTTTAAAAGGTGAGGTTCATGCTCTAATGGGTGAAAATGGAGCAGGAAAATCAACATTAATGTCAATTCTATTTGGTATTTATGAACCAACAGAAGGAAACATTTTTATTAATGAAAGAGAAGAAATTATATCTTCACCAGTTAAGGCAACAAAACTAGGGATTGGAATGGTTCACCAACATTTTAAATTGGTTGATATCTTTCCAGTTTGAAAAAATATAATCCTTGGAGTTGAAGAAACAAAATACAAACAAGTTATTAATAAGAAAAAAATTATTGAAGATTTAACTAAGATCATGAAAGAATATAATCTTGAAGTAGACTTGAATGCTAAAGTTAAAGATATTTCAGTTGGGATGAAACAAAGAATTGAGATTTTAAAAATCCTTTATCGAAAAGCAGAAATTATGGTTTTTGATGAACCAACAGCGGTTTTAACTCCATCTGAAATTGAAGGACTTCTAAAAGTTATTAAAGAATTAAAAGCTATGGGTAAAACAATTATTCTAATTACTCACAAAATGGCTGAAATTAAAGAAGTAGCTGATAGAGCAACAATTATTAGAAAAGGCCAATATGTTGGGACATATAATGTTAAAAAGACATCATCAAGTAAACTAGCTGAAGCCATGGTTGGTAGAAAAATTATTGAGATTAAAAACCAACATAAACAAAATAATAATGATGATTTAATTGTTATTAAAAACTTAAGTGTTAAAAAACATAGTAATAATAAAGTATTAGGATTAAAGAATTTTTCAACAAAAATTAAAGCTGGAGAAATTTTAGGTATTGCGGGAGTTGAGGGAAACGGTCAAATCGAACTAGCTGAAGCAATAAGTGGGATGGTGAAAGCTGAAAGTGGAAAAATAATAATAAATGGTAAAAATATAACCAATGATTCTATTAATAAAAGATATATCCAACATAAAATGGGATTTATCCCAGAAGATAGACATAAGTTTGGGTTAGTTCTAGATGCTAACTTAATAACAAATGTAGCACTTCAGGACATCTCAACTAAAAAATATAGTAGACATGGTTTTATTAACAAAACAGCAATGCAAACAAATGCACAAGAAATAATTGGAAAATTTGATGTTAGAAACGCTGATTCAGGATTTGCAATTGCAAGACAATTATCTGGTGGTAATCAACAAAAAATGATTATTGGTAGAGAATTAACAAGAGATACTCAATTTATTATAATTTTCCAACCCACAAGAGGATTAGATGTTGGTTCAGTAGAATTTATACATACTGAAATACTTAAAGCAAAAGATGAAGGAAAAGCAATTATTTTAGTTTCATATGAGCTTTCAGAAATATTACAACTTTCTGATCGAATTATCGTATTAAATTCAGGTAATGTAGTTGGAGAAGTTTCAGGTAAATCAGCAACAAGAGAAATAGTAGGGAAAATGATGATTTCATCAGTGGTGGCGTAG
- a CDS encoding ABC transporter permease → MKKINHWKFKTKSIAYVKSTTFKTKTSYVKVSFISIILGLLCGIIFLYCFGMNGFGFIFSSLIKPFAEPVYPEETVILLAVFILLGLGLALGFRVKLFNMGGSGQALGGLLITYMFLSAITGGSDFSNLAGGYGIVLFLIFIIAGAIVSSLTGILKVLFNIHEVATSIVINWILWYLLKYFLFVKFETQVNSPNLPEVFGSYLWVFAIIIALVSVITVFVVCETTTVGYKYKVVGMQSTAAKYAGIKTNTFIIGVTVLQGIFISAAGFFYYFGLKSNISVTNDIMPLLGFDGIPIALVAFNNFLGIIPVAILWAILKDGIQLTMNSPQYMGLPAETSDLLFGIIILFSTMYLLLMKINTIKYINIMIFKIRNSHFKLQIKTINTSIRKAKYEKLAILFGKQLEKEKAEIKQVKDLLKANTKDEKLINELTNLKENYIELKNFKLSKIKSKIKDLKNEKRIYIDNELERYKENSISGLKFVHTDRYNLATFPVLNKVVILSSEIQNIDKSIKAESKDQRDNLISKKTKLEDKAIALIDKQEKDVIKIKNAYIKAKKDANKYLKEVKQEYLNEIKKLKQTKASQTFKKIKIENLKIQLLEKQMEVVKLYGSNI, encoded by the coding sequence ATGAAAAAGATTAATCATTGAAAATTTAAAACAAAGTCAATCGCGTATGTAAAATCAACTACATTTAAGACAAAAACATCTTATGTAAAAGTTTCCTTCATTTCAATTATTCTTGGTTTATTATGTGGAATTATATTCTTATACTGTTTTGGAATGAACGGGTTTGGATTTATATTTAGTAGCCTTATCAAACCATTTGCTGAACCAGTATATCCAGAAGAAACAGTTATTCTACTAGCAGTATTTATATTATTAGGTCTAGGACTTGCATTAGGATTTAGAGTTAAGTTATTTAACATGGGTGGTAGTGGACAAGCACTTGGAGGTCTGCTAATTACTTATATGTTTTTAAGTGCAATAACTGGTGGATCAGATTTTTCTAATTTAGCAGGTGGGTATGGAATAGTATTGTTCTTGATATTTATTATAGCAGGAGCAATAGTGTCATCACTTACAGGGATTTTAAAAGTGCTATTTAATATCCATGAAGTAGCGACATCAATCGTTATAAACTGAATTTTATGATACTTATTAAAATACTTCTTATTTGTTAAATTTGAAACACAAGTTAACTCACCGAATTTACCAGAAGTATTTGGTTCATATTTATGAGTATTTGCAATTATAATTGCTTTAGTTTCAGTAATTACTGTATTTGTTGTTTGTGAAACAACAACAGTTGGTTATAAATATAAAGTAGTAGGTATGCAGTCAACTGCAGCTAAATATGCAGGAATTAAAACTAATACATTTATCATTGGAGTTACTGTACTACAAGGGATATTTATATCAGCAGCTGGTTTCTTCTATTACTTTGGATTAAAAAGTAATATATCAGTTACAAATGATATTATGCCGTTGTTAGGATTTGATGGTATTCCAATTGCATTAGTTGCATTTAACAATTTCTTAGGAATTATTCCTGTGGCAATACTGTGAGCTATTTTAAAAGATGGAATTCAATTAACTATGAATTCACCTCAATACATGGGATTGCCAGCAGAAACATCTGACTTATTATTTGGAATAATTATTCTATTCTCAACAATGTACTTACTATTAATGAAAATTAATACGATAAAGTATATTAATATAATGATTTTTAAAATTAGAAATTCACATTTTAAATTACAAATTAAAACTATTAATACAAGTATTAGAAAAGCAAAATACGAAAAACTAGCTATTTTATTTGGAAAACAGTTAGAAAAAGAAAAAGCAGAAATCAAACAAGTAAAAGATTTATTAAAAGCTAATACAAAAGATGAAAAATTAATAAATGAATTAACTAATTTAAAAGAAAATTATATTGAATTGAAAAACTTTAAATTATCAAAAATTAAAAGTAAGATTAAAGATTTAAAAAATGAAAAACGAATTTATATTGATAATGAATTAGAGAGATACAAAGAAAATTCAATTAGCGGTTTAAAATTTGTTCATACTGATCGATATAATCTAGCAACGTTCCCTGTTTTAAATAAAGTTGTAATCTTATCTTCAGAGATTCAAAATATTGATAAAAGCATAAAAGCTGAATCAAAAGATCAAAGAGATAATTTAATTTCTAAAAAAACAAAACTAGAAGATAAGGCAATTGCTTTAATCGACAAACAAGAAAAAGATGTTATTAAAATTAAGAATGCTTATATAAAAGCAAAAAAAGATGCTAACAAATATTTAAAAGAGGTAAAACAAGAATACTTAAATGAAATTAAAAAATTAAAACAAACTAAAGCATCACAAACATTTAAAAAAATAAAAATTGAAAACTTAAAAATTCAATTATTAGAAAAGCAAATGGAGGTAGTAAAACTTTATGGAAGCAATATTTAG
- a CDS encoding HU family DNA-binding protein, giving the protein MSIEMRNKKHTRSIALIFLLVLFIALIVALKLANQVLNGTADWAKTIQGTNLIESKYIVDAWFTGSKGLSHFFQGPMGFKSILQFKLVAATGTEGYKTFLLPIFWDLLINWIAIVGIIFLVILLIMSFAKENRINKILSEAGSTTAPEVVKEVIKLEEKLEEEVVVKKPKAAKKPATKKVAEPKVEEVKIEEKPKAKVAAKLVTKKAEAPKTAEVKVEKVKSVATKKAGITYVIKKHYDQVSKKDILVKLEEKYSDFSKKSVKEIVDLAFNIMADRLTKNEEITINNFGKLSKVHKEAKKGINPLTGKTIKISASNTVKFKANKHLKETMTNTKWTGLKKVKK; this is encoded by the coding sequence ATGTCAATAGAAATGAGAAATAAAAAGCATACAAGATCAATCGCATTAATATTTCTTTTAGTTTTATTTATCGCTTTAATCGTTGCTTTAAAATTGGCAAATCAAGTGTTAAATGGAACAGCTGATTGAGCAAAAACAATTCAAGGAACTAATCTTATAGAAAGTAAATACATTGTTGATGCTTGATTCACAGGAAGTAAAGGACTAAGTCATTTCTTCCAAGGGCCAATGGGATTTAAATCAATTTTACAATTTAAATTAGTTGCTGCTACAGGAACTGAAGGATACAAAACTTTCCTATTACCAATATTCTGAGATTTACTAATTAACTGAATTGCTATTGTTGGAATTATTTTCTTAGTAATCTTACTTATTATGAGTTTTGCAAAAGAAAATAGAATTAACAAAATTTTATCTGAAGCAGGTTCTACAACTGCACCTGAAGTAGTTAAAGAAGTTATCAAATTAGAAGAAAAATTAGAAGAAGAAGTAGTTGTTAAAAAACCAAAAGCTGCTAAAAAACCCGCAACTAAAAAAGTAGCTGAACCAAAAGTTGAAGAAGTTAAAATTGAAGAAAAACCAAAAGCTAAAGTTGCTGCAAAACTAGTAACTAAAAAAGCTGAAGCACCAAAAACTGCTGAAGTTAAAGTTGAAAAAGTTAAATCAGTTGCAACTAAAAAAGCAGGAATAACTTATGTGATTAAAAAACATTATGATCAAGTTTCTAAAAAAGATATTTTAGTTAAGTTAGAAGAAAAATATTCAGACTTTAGTAAAAAATCAGTTAAAGAAATTGTTGACCTAGCATTTAATATTATGGCTGATAGATTAACAAAAAATGAAGAAATCACAATTAATAACTTTGGTAAATTATCAAAAGTTCATAAAGAAGCTAAAAAAGGAATCAACCCATTAACAGGTAAAACTATTAAAATATCTGCTTCAAACACTGTTAAATTTAAAGCAAACAAACACTTAAAAGAAACAATGACAAATACTAAATGAACAGGATTAAAAAAAGTTAAAAAATAA
- a CDS encoding type 1 periplasmic-binding domain-containing protein, which yields MKKLLLTLLSTTITTTTLTTVVSCETDKHFGGIYLITDSGKVDDKSFNQSTYEAGTEFTKEILGIDKKIGYIQPDSTAPKTMKRAYKSARSNGAKTLLLPGFHHAMPSEGEHNGAKIMHGYGSTIILDSNSAAENEVGVVFRGDVSGFYAGMSSIIWSLKNENYSNNTISLGSYGGVSNSGSVDNFIVGFLASIEVYNEFKSDEAFLDTFGIDHDVAKKVTVRKAQNEYPKSKDDTTWFSNSFLIGQSKLVLDNLTDKSKSVKPNIIMPVAGPETSDAISYDQSWKVIGVDTNQAESYGKDAENRFITSAEKDLKNAAIVSLAHTPEWINNEEYPDILKNVSEKYSDKIQLTKEVKKEDGTTAFIDVDIAQNETWIGGDVWVNGTMSAGGANLLEEEIAEKVKTYFSSKALTEASKSLFSKYINKIIPSLGTIIANDVVVDYAKTITSNMTTETMIKNK from the coding sequence ATGAAAAAACTATTGTTAACTTTATTAAGTACAACAATAACAACAACAACCTTGACTACCGTTGTTTCATGTGAAACAGATAAACATTTCGGTGGAATATATTTAATAACAGATTCAGGTAAAGTCGATGATAAATCATTTAATCAATCGACTTATGAAGCTGGTACAGAGTTTACAAAAGAAATTTTGGGAATTGATAAAAAAATAGGTTATATTCAACCTGATTCAACAGCACCAAAAACTATGAAAAGAGCATACAAATCTGCTAGAAGTAATGGTGCTAAAACTTTATTACTACCAGGGTTTCACCATGCAATGCCTAGTGAAGGTGAACATAATGGTGCTAAAATCATGCATGGTTATGGGTCAACAATTATTTTAGATTCAAATAGCGCAGCTGAAAATGAAGTTGGTGTTGTTTTTAGAGGAGATGTTTCAGGATTTTATGCAGGAATGTCTTCAATCATTTGATCTTTAAAAAATGAAAACTATTCAAATAACACAATCTCATTAGGTTCATATGGAGGGGTTTCAAACTCTGGTTCAGTTGATAACTTTATTGTAGGGTTCTTAGCTTCTATTGAAGTCTATAATGAATTTAAAAGTGATGAAGCATTTTTAGATACATTTGGAATTGATCATGATGTTGCTAAGAAAGTAACTGTTAGAAAAGCACAAAATGAATATCCAAAGTCAAAAGATGATACAACTTGATTTTCAAATAGTTTTTTAATCGGTCAATCAAAATTAGTTTTAGATAATTTAACAGATAAATCAAAATCAGTTAAACCAAATATAATAATGCCTGTAGCAGGACCAGAAACTTCTGATGCGATTAGTTATGATCAATCATGAAAAGTTATTGGTGTTGATACTAACCAAGCAGAATCATATGGTAAAGATGCTGAAAATAGATTTATAACATCAGCAGAAAAAGATTTAAAAAATGCAGCTATAGTTTCATTAGCACATACACCTGAATGAATAAATAATGAAGAATATCCAGATATTCTAAAAAATGTAAGTGAAAAATACTCAGACAAAATTCAACTAACAAAAGAAGTTAAAAAAGAAGACGGTACAACAGCATTTATTGATGTTGATATTGCCCAAAATGAAACTTGAATTGGTGGAGATGTTTGAGTAAATGGAACAATGTCAGCTGGGGGAGCAAATTTACTTGAAGAAGAAATTGCTGAAAAGGTTAAAACATACTTTTCATCAAAAGCACTAACTGAAGCATCAAAAAGTTTATTTTCAAAATATATTAATAAAATAATACCATCATTAGGAACAATTATTGCTAATGATGTTGTTGTAGATTATGCAAAAACAATAACAAGTAATATGACAACAGAAACAATGATAAAAAATAAATAA
- the mnmG gene encoding tRNA uridine-5-carboxymethylaminomethyl(34) synthesis enzyme MnmG, with amino-acid sequence MSKQFDVIVIGGGHAGVEGALAAARLNKKTALINLYKDRIAAMPCNPSIGGPAKGIVVREIDALGGEMAKAADKTALQTKLLNSSRGPGVWALRVQSDKVEYAKYMQKVVLEQNNLELIEAIASDLIIEDNAVKGVVLNNGEVVKSNAVILTTGTYLKSEILTGYEKFSSGPNEEPTSNGISESLKNAGIELFRFKTGTPPRIYKNSVNLSKAIKEPGTDAKLAFSFSTDLYTPLENQELCYLIHSTPETKKIIEENLTKSAMYSGKIESIGPRYCPSFEDKIVRFASKETHQIFIEPESLKGDAWYIQGFSTSMPTDVQLLMIRSLPGFEKAEVKAWAYAIEYDCINPMQLNPSLELKNIKNLFTAGQINGTSGYEEAAGQGLMAGINASRKIDGLEPLILRRDEAYIGVMIDDLINKGVWEPYRLLTSRAEHRLLLRNDNAEARLKDKGYEIGLITEQEYNAYLTYTKQINDAINQLEEVRFTPKSELAIKLKELGQADLKHGYSGIEILKIPTVNIDVMIPYVDCLKELKNNQLQSIVIETRFAGYVKTERQTVERLIKLEKKKIPLDIDYDKVENLATEARQKLKKVKPLNIGQASRITGVNPADIQMLLFYLKNSYANK; translated from the coding sequence ATGAGCAAACAATTTGATGTAATTGTTATTGGTGGTGGACACGCTGGTGTTGAAGGAGCATTAGCAGCTGCAAGACTTAACAAAAAAACAGCTTTAATTAATCTATACAAAGACAGAATTGCCGCAATGCCATGTAATCCTAGTATTGGTGGGCCAGCAAAAGGGATTGTTGTTAGAGAAATTGATGCATTAGGTGGTGAAATGGCCAAAGCTGCTGATAAAACAGCGTTACAAACTAAATTATTAAACTCTTCAAGAGGACCTGGTGTTTGAGCGTTAAGAGTTCAATCTGATAAAGTTGAATATGCAAAATACATGCAAAAAGTTGTTCTAGAACAAAACAACCTTGAATTAATTGAAGCAATTGCATCTGATCTTATTATTGAAGATAATGCTGTTAAAGGTGTTGTTTTAAATAATGGTGAAGTAGTTAAATCAAATGCTGTTATTTTAACAACAGGAACTTATTTGAAATCTGAAATTCTAACTGGATATGAAAAATTTTCTTCAGGACCAAATGAAGAACCAACATCTAATGGAATAAGCGAATCACTAAAAAATGCAGGTATTGAATTATTTAGATTTAAAACAGGAACACCTCCAAGAATATATAAAAACTCAGTGAATCTTTCAAAAGCAATCAAAGAACCAGGAACAGATGCAAAACTAGCTTTTAGTTTTTCAACTGATTTATATACTCCTTTAGAAAACCAAGAACTTTGTTATTTAATTCATTCAACACCAGAAACTAAAAAAATAATTGAAGAGAACTTAACAAAATCAGCAATGTATTCAGGGAAAATTGAATCAATAGGACCAAGATATTGCCCAAGTTTTGAAGATAAAATTGTAAGATTTGCTTCAAAAGAAACTCATCAAATTTTTATTGAACCAGAATCATTAAAAGGAGATGCTTGATACATTCAAGGCTTCTCAACATCAATGCCAACAGACGTGCAATTATTAATGATTAGATCTTTACCTGGGTTTGAAAAAGCTGAAGTTAAAGCATGAGCATATGCAATTGAATATGACTGCATAAATCCAATGCAATTAAACCCATCACTTGAATTAAAAAACATTAAAAATTTATTTACTGCTGGACAAATTAATGGAACTAGTGGATATGAAGAAGCTGCTGGTCAAGGATTAATGGCAGGAATTAATGCATCAAGAAAAATTGATGGATTAGAACCATTAATTTTAAGAAGAGATGAAGCTTATATTGGTGTGATGATTGATGATTTAATTAACAAAGGTGTTTGAGAACCATATCGATTATTAACAAGTCGAGCTGAACATAGATTATTATTAAGAAATGATAATGCAGAAGCTAGATTAAAAGATAAAGGTTATGAAATTGGTTTAATAACAGAACAAGAATATAATGCTTATCTAACATATACAAAACAAATTAATGATGCAATAAATCAGCTAGAAGAAGTTAGGTTTACACCAAAATCTGAACTTGCTATAAAACTAAAAGAGTTAGGACAAGCAGATTTAAAACATGGATATAGTGGAATTGAAATTTTAAAAATTCCAACAGTTAATATTGATGTTATGATTCCTTATGTTGACTGTTTAAAAGAATTAAAAAATAATCAATTGCAATCAATTGTTATTGAAACTAGATTTGCAGGTTATGTTAAAACAGAAAGACAAACAGTTGAAAGATTGATTAAGCTTGAAAAGAAAAAAATACCACTAGATATTGACTATGATAAGGTAGAAAATCTAGCAACAGAAGCTCGACAAAAATTAAAAAAAGTTAAACCTTTAAATATTGGACAAGCCTCAAGAATCACTGGAGTTAACCCTGCAGATATACAAATGTTGCTATTTTACCTTAAAAACTCTTACGCAAACAAGTAA